One Flavobacterium sp. 90 DNA segment encodes these proteins:
- a CDS encoding nucleoside permease has translation MGIKNRLIIMSFLQFFVWGAWLITIGNYWFGTKNWEGTQFGLVFGTMGIASLFMPTLTGIIADRWINAEKLYGFLHIIYAVVLFSIAHVTTPDNFIYVMFAAMCCYMPTIALSNSISYTSLKLNNKNIVKDFPPIRVWGTIGFIAAMWITNLSGSKATEYQFYIAGIGALILGIYAFTLPKCEPQRLTKEDASLTETLGLEAFKLFGNYKMALFFVFSMFLGGALQLTNAYGDVFLDEFKHFPKYADSFVIQYSTIIMSISQVSETLFILAIPFFLRRFGIKQVMLISMLAWVLRFGLFAFGDPVGGLWMIIMSCIVYGMAFDFFNISGSLFVESNTDSKIRSSAQGLFMMMTNGVGAVLGSLTSGWAIDRFFTKSFHNTTELAGFLQTDATNSKMLDFVKGQGNTISTDGIFTNPILMKDWHTIWLSFAAYALVIAIAFAVLFKHKHDPKEIENLSH, from the coding sequence ATGGGAATTAAAAACAGGTTGATTATAATGAGCTTTCTTCAATTTTTTGTTTGGGGAGCGTGGCTTATAACAATTGGAAATTATTGGTTTGGTACTAAAAATTGGGAAGGAACTCAGTTTGGTCTTGTCTTCGGAACCATGGGAATTGCCTCTTTATTCATGCCTACATTAACAGGAATCATAGCTGACAGATGGATAAATGCTGAAAAATTATATGGTTTTCTACATATAATATATGCAGTAGTTTTGTTTAGCATTGCACATGTAACAACTCCTGATAACTTTATTTACGTAATGTTTGCCGCAATGTGTTGCTATATGCCAACAATTGCATTAAGTAATTCAATTTCGTACACTTCACTGAAATTAAACAATAAAAACATTGTAAAAGATTTTCCGCCAATTCGTGTTTGGGGAACTATTGGTTTTATTGCCGCAATGTGGATTACTAATTTAAGTGGAAGTAAAGCAACTGAATATCAGTTTTATATTGCTGGAATTGGTGCTTTGATTCTTGGGATTTATGCTTTTACATTACCAAAATGTGAACCACAACGTTTGACTAAAGAAGATGCTTCATTGACGGAAACGTTAGGATTAGAAGCTTTTAAATTATTCGGAAATTATAAAATGGCTTTGTTTTTTGTGTTTTCTATGTTTTTAGGAGGCGCTTTGCAATTGACAAATGCTTATGGAGATGTGTTTTTAGATGAATTCAAGCATTTTCCAAAATATGCGGATTCATTCGTAATTCAATATTCAACTATTATTATGTCGATTTCTCAGGTTTCTGAGACCTTGTTTATCTTGGCAATTCCGTTTTTCTTAAGACGTTTTGGAATCAAACAAGTAATGTTGATTAGTATGTTGGCTTGGGTATTACGTTTTGGATTATTTGCTTTTGGAGATCCGGTTGGAGGATTATGGATGATTATTATGTCTTGTATCGTTTACGGAATGGCATTTGACTTCTTTAATATTTCAGGTTCTTTATTCGTAGAAAGTAATACAGATTCTAAAATTCGTTCATCTGCTCAAGGTTTGTTTATGATGATGACAAATGGAGTAGGAGCCGTTTTAGGAAGTTTGACTTCAGGTTGGGCAATTGATCGTTTCTTTACAAAATCATTTCACAATACAACTGAATTAGCAGGATTTTTACAAACTGACGCCACAAACTCTAAAATGTTAGATTTTGTAAAAGGTCAGGGAAATACAATTTCTACAGACGGAATTTTTACCAATCCAATTTTGATGAAAGACTGGCACACAATCTGGTTATCATTCGCAGCTTATGCTTTGGTTATTGCAATTGCTTTTGCTGTTTTGTTTAAACATAAACATGATCCAAAAGAGATTGAGAATTTAAGTCATTAA
- the rpsA gene encoding 30S ribosomal protein S1 codes for MSEQLKSQEEFLANFNWHNFQEGIDAVDEKNLQEFEELVSKTFIATDQEEVVEGVVVRITDRDVIVDINAKSEGVISLNEFRYNPNLKVGDKVEVLIDIREDKTGQLVLSHRKARTIKSWDRVISANETGEIVNGFVKCRTKGGMIVDVFGIEAFLPGSQIDVKPIRDYDVYVNKMMEFKVVKINHEFKNVVVSHKALIEADIEVQKKEIIGQLQKGQVLEGVVKNITSYGVFIDLGGVDGLIHITDLSWSRINHPSEVLELDQKLNVVILDFDDEKTRIQLGLKQLNAHPWDALDANLTIGDKVKGKVVVIADYGAFIEVAEGVEGLIHVSEMSWSTHLRSAQDFVKVGDVVEAVILTLDRDDRKMSLGIKQLTQDPWTDITSKYPVGSKHTGIVRNFTNFGIFVELEEGIDGLIYISDLSWTKKIKHPSEFVNVGEKLDVVVLELDVEGRKLSLGHKQTTANPWDQYEDSFAVGTIHNGEISEIVDKGATVEFGDDIVAFIPTRHLEKEDGKKLKKGDTADFKVIEFNKEFKRVVASHTAIFREEEEKNVKAATENTSSASSTNAPAATLGDNNDVLAALKAKMEKTEKK; via the coding sequence ATGTCTGAACAATTAAAATCACAAGAAGAGTTTTTAGCAAATTTTAACTGGCATAATTTCCAAGAAGGAATTGATGCAGTTGATGAGAAAAACTTACAAGAGTTTGAAGAACTAGTATCTAAAACTTTCATCGCTACAGATCAAGAAGAAGTAGTTGAAGGAGTTGTTGTTAGAATTACAGATAGAGACGTTATCGTTGATATCAATGCTAAATCTGAAGGTGTTATTTCTTTAAACGAGTTCCGTTACAACCCAAATTTAAAAGTAGGTGACAAAGTAGAAGTATTAATCGACATCCGTGAGGACAAAACAGGTCAATTAGTATTATCTCACAGAAAAGCACGTACTATTAAATCATGGGATAGAGTTATTTCTGCAAACGAAACAGGAGAAATCGTTAATGGTTTTGTAAAATGCAGAACTAAAGGTGGTATGATCGTTGACGTTTTCGGAATTGAAGCTTTCTTACCAGGATCTCAAATTGACGTTAAGCCAATTAGAGACTACGATGTATACGTAAACAAAATGATGGAATTCAAAGTGGTAAAAATTAACCACGAATTCAAAAACGTTGTTGTATCTCACAAAGCTCTTATCGAGGCTGATATTGAAGTACAGAAAAAAGAAATCATCGGTCAATTACAAAAAGGACAAGTATTAGAAGGTGTTGTTAAAAACATTACTTCTTATGGTGTGTTTATTGACTTAGGTGGTGTTGATGGATTAATTCACATTACTGACCTTTCTTGGAGTAGAATCAACCACCCAAGTGAAGTTCTTGAATTAGACCAAAAATTAAACGTTGTAATCCTTGATTTCGATGATGAGAAAACAAGAATTCAATTAGGATTGAAACAATTAAACGCTCACCCATGGGATGCTTTAGATGCTAATTTAACTATTGGTGATAAAGTAAAAGGTAAAGTAGTTGTAATCGCTGATTACGGTGCATTTATTGAAGTTGCTGAAGGTGTTGAAGGTTTAATCCACGTTTCTGAAATGTCATGGTCAACTCATTTACGTTCTGCTCAGGATTTCGTAAAAGTTGGAGATGTTGTTGAAGCTGTTATCTTAACTTTAGATAGAGATGACCGTAAAATGTCATTAGGTATCAAACAATTGACTCAAGATCCATGGACTGATATTACATCTAAATACCCAGTAGGTTCTAAACATACAGGTATCGTTAGAAACTTTACAAACTTTGGTATTTTCGTAGAATTAGAAGAAGGAATTGATGGATTAATCTACATTTCTGACCTTTCTTGGACTAAGAAAATCAAACACCCATCTGAATTTGTAAATGTTGGTGAAAAACTTGATGTAGTTGTATTAGAATTAGATGTTGAAGGACGTAAATTATCTTTAGGTCACAAACAAACTACTGCTAATCCTTGGGATCAATACGAAGATTCTTTCGCTGTAGGAACTATCCACAATGGTGAAATTTCTGAAATTGTTGACAAAGGAGCTACTGTAGAATTCGGAGATGATATCGTTGCTTTCATTCCTACTCGTCACCTTGAAAAAGAAGACGGAAAGAAATTGAAAAAAGGTGATACTGCTGATTTCAAAGTAATCGAATTCAACAAAGAATTCAAAAGAGTAGTTGCTTCTCACACTGCTATCTTCCGTGAAGAAGAAGAGAAAAACGTGAAAGCTGCAACTGAAAATACTTCATCTGCTTCATCTACAAATGCACCAGCTGCAACTTTAGGAGATAACAATGATGTATTAGCTGCATTAAAAGCTAAAATGGAAAAAACTGAGAAAAAATAA
- a CDS encoding SsrA-binding protein — protein MYKILAKINKILLPSFTKQGLDISKAKKWQMAIIGYRAFITKRALQ, from the coding sequence ATGTATAAAATTTTAGCCAAAATCAACAAAATTCTTTTACCAAGTTTTACAAAACAAGGTTTAGATATTTCGAAAGCAAAAAAATGGCAAATGGCAATTATTGGTTACCGGGCTTTTATTACAAAAAGAGCTTTACAATAA
- a CDS encoding biopolymer transporter ExbD, protein MNNLPKKVRSKKLSTRVDLTAMVSVSFLLIIFFMVTIELAKPKMMEYEYGYRGGCGPEPECNKPDENRILTVLLDDNNKMITYMGLLYSPIQEPKEVQYGKKGIRKELLVIDKKVHEYSAAMGRPEIGVTVIIKPSKNSNYGNLVDILDEIKITGIKSYSIVDYYTPEESKLLASK, encoded by the coding sequence ATGAATAATCTACCTAAGAAAGTTAGAAGTAAAAAATTAAGTACGAGAGTTGATTTGACTGCAATGGTTAGTGTTTCTTTCTTGTTAATTATCTTTTTTATGGTGACAATTGAGTTGGCAAAGCCGAAAATGATGGAGTATGAATATGGATACCGTGGCGGTTGTGGTCCTGAACCTGAATGTAACAAACCTGATGAAAATCGTATTCTAACTGTCCTACTTGATGATAATAATAAAATGATTACCTATATGGGACTATTGTACTCTCCAATCCAAGAACCTAAAGAGGTGCAATATGGTAAAAAAGGAATACGAAAAGAATTATTAGTCATTGATAAAAAAGTTCATGAATATTCTGCCGCAATGGGCAGGCCAGAAATTGGAGTTACAGTTATTATTAAACCAAGTAAAAACTCTAATTACGGGAATTTAGTCGATATTCTTGATGAGATAAAAATAACAGGAATAAAATCTTATTCAATTGTTGATTATTATACTCCTGAAGAATCAAAATTATTAGCTTCTAAATAA
- a CDS encoding biopolymer transporter ExbD: MENLPKKIRSKKLSTRVDLTAMVSVSFLLIIFFMVTIELAKPKAIDLSLPAKNFDEEWSCVITCGADVNRIITVLLDDNDKIVTYSGLLYAPIANPKEFNYGKNGIRQELFKRRKNILEYSTAMGKPRNGPIVIIKPSKKSNFKNLVDILDEMAIAKIETYTIVNDFTPEESNLLASK; encoded by the coding sequence ATGGAGAATCTCCCTAAGAAAATAAGAAGTAAAAAATTAAGTACGAGAGTTGATTTAACTGCAATGGTTAGTGTTTCTTTTTTACTGATTATCTTTTTTATGGTTACGATTGAATTAGCAAAGCCTAAGGCGATTGATTTAAGTTTACCTGCAAAAAATTTCGATGAGGAATGGAGTTGTGTAATTACTTGTGGTGCAGATGTGAATCGTATTATAACTGTTTTACTTGATGATAATGATAAAATCGTAACTTATTCTGGACTTTTATATGCTCCAATAGCAAATCCAAAAGAGTTTAATTATGGAAAAAACGGAATTCGTCAAGAGCTTTTTAAAAGAAGAAAAAACATTTTGGAATATTCAACAGCGATGGGAAAGCCAAGAAACGGTCCCATTGTAATTATAAAACCAAGTAAAAAATCAAATTTCAAAAATTTAGTCGATATTTTAGACGAAATGGCGATTGCTAAAATTGAAACTTATACTATTGTAAATGATTTTACTCCGGAAGAATCTAATCTTTTAGCTTCAAAATAA
- a CDS encoding T9SS type A sorting domain-containing protein encodes MKKIYFLILALCFFNGLKAQVVNIPDSNFKTALISNKILCKDVDGNSIKIDKNNNGEIETSEALSVYQLIANKCLISDLTGINDFKNLTLLHCYENSISTLDLSNLKNLNTLDCRDNLLTNLNIINSPVFNYLDCSNNKLTNLNLTNAKDLVTLNCKNNLLSSIDFDNKNLNILKTLVCNDNAILGLNLTNFYELWYIDCHNNSLKNLELQSGSKLGELNCSQNKLTNLVLSDLPNLSTMNSYDNLLTSVTLNKLPLIIDLILYKNKLATIDLSNLSRADNKLNSLNVGSNLLTSINLGSIKYFTSLNVANNKLTDLNFLPAYKGADYFNCSMNLINSISITVPASKFYCSNNPLTSLDISGFMETFECTNTLLQAIELSNTRGNTSFDVSNNKDLKFLSTKNGYINSGFLNNCPKIKFICADDDDVKNLQNAINNAGYLNCAISSYCSFTPGGTHYVIQGNHRLDSNMNGCDNKDIVVPNLKFKITDGVKTGNVISNSSGGYSIPVKEGTHKITPVFENPDYFIAFPENIEITFPTQASPFIQDFCVTANGVHPDLEVSLLPIEEARPGFDAKYKIVYKNKGNNTQSGTINLKFDGTILNLVTANPIALTQSSNSLTWNFTNLQPFEIREIFVTLNLNGPTETPAVNIGDILNLIVSISLQDNDETPNDNTFTLNQRVVGSFDPNDKTCLEGDVITPSLIGEYVHYMIRFENTGTYSAQNIVVKDMIDLSKFDISTLIPTSSSHSFVTKISDENKVEFIFENINLPFDDANNDGYIAFKIKTKPTLVTGDTFTNDANIYFDYNFPILTNKAISTFKTLGTKDFEFSNYFKLYPIPANNVLNIAATQAIEIDSFGIYDILGQLVIAIPNAKSVSNIDVSKLRTGNYFIKVKSDKGSSSMKFIKL; translated from the coding sequence ATGAAGAAAATCTACTTTTTAATTCTTGCTTTGTGTTTTTTTAATGGCTTGAAAGCTCAGGTCGTGAATATTCCAGATTCTAATTTTAAAACAGCATTAATTAGTAATAAGATTTTATGCAAAGATGTAGATGGAAATTCGATCAAAATCGATAAAAACAATAATGGAGAAATAGAGACAAGTGAAGCTTTGAGTGTATATCAGCTAATTGCCAATAAATGCTTGATATCGGACTTGACCGGTATAAATGATTTTAAGAATTTGACATTGCTACATTGTTATGAGAATTCAATTTCAACTCTTGATTTATCAAATTTAAAAAATTTAAATACACTTGATTGTAGAGATAATTTGCTTACAAATCTAAATATCATTAATTCTCCTGTTTTTAACTATTTAGATTGTTCAAACAATAAATTAACAAATTTAAACCTTACCAATGCTAAAGATCTGGTAACTCTTAATTGTAAAAACAATTTGCTTTCAAGTATTGATTTTGATAATAAAAATTTAAATATATTAAAAACATTAGTCTGTAATGACAATGCAATATTAGGGCTAAATTTGACAAATTTTTATGAATTGTGGTATATTGATTGCCACAATAATTCTTTGAAAAATTTAGAATTACAATCTGGATCCAAATTAGGGGAATTAAATTGCAGCCAAAACAAATTAACAAATTTAGTTCTATCAGATTTACCAAATCTTAGCACAATGAATTCTTATGATAATTTATTGACTTCTGTAACTTTAAATAAATTACCCTTAATTATAGATTTAATTCTGTACAAAAACAAACTAGCAACTATAGATTTATCCAATCTATCCAGAGCAGATAATAAACTAAATAGCCTTAATGTAGGTAGTAATTTATTAACTAGTATTAATTTAGGATCAATAAAATATTTCACATCTCTTAATGTTGCAAACAATAAATTAACTGATTTGAATTTTTTGCCAGCTTATAAAGGAGCAGATTATTTTAATTGTTCAATGAATTTGATTAATTCTATTAGTATAACTGTTCCTGCGAGTAAATTTTACTGTAGCAATAATCCGCTTACGTCTTTAGATATATCAGGATTTATGGAAACTTTTGAATGTACCAATACTTTATTACAAGCTATTGAATTGTCAAATACAAGAGGCAATACTAGTTTTGATGTTTCGAATAATAAAGACCTTAAATTTTTAAGTACAAAAAACGGTTATATAAATTCTGGCTTTTTGAATAATTGTCCCAAGATTAAATTTATCTGTGCTGATGATGATGATGTTAAGAATTTACAAAACGCTATTAATAATGCTGGTTATCTCAATTGCGCTATAAGTAGTTATTGTTCATTTACTCCGGGAGGAACACACTACGTTATTCAAGGGAATCATAGATTAGATAGTAATATGAATGGTTGCGATAATAAGGATATAGTTGTTCCCAACTTAAAGTTTAAAATTACTGATGGAGTAAAAACCGGAAATGTTATCTCTAATTCTTCTGGTGGTTATTCTATTCCTGTTAAAGAAGGAACTCATAAAATTACTCCAGTTTTTGAAAACCCGGATTATTTTATTGCCTTTCCTGAGAATATTGAAATAACTTTTCCAACACAAGCTAGTCCATTTATCCAAGATTTTTGCGTGACAGCAAATGGTGTTCATCCAGATTTAGAAGTTTCGCTTTTACCTATTGAAGAAGCAAGACCAGGGTTTGATGCGAAATATAAAATAGTTTATAAAAACAAAGGAAACAATACTCAATCGGGGACGATAAATCTTAAATTCGATGGCACAATATTAAATTTAGTAACAGCTAATCCAATTGCTTTAACTCAGAGTAGTAATAGTTTGACTTGGAATTTTACCAATTTGCAACCTTTTGAAATACGCGAAATCTTCGTTACTCTAAATTTAAATGGACCAACAGAAACTCCTGCAGTTAATATTGGTGATATTTTAAATCTTATAGTATCAATTTCATTACAAGATAATGATGAAACCCCAAATGATAATACATTTACGTTAAATCAAAGGGTTGTAGGATCTTTTGATCCAAATGATAAAACATGTTTAGAAGGTGATGTAATCACGCCAAGTCTAATAGGTGAGTATGTCCATTATATGATTCGTTTTGAAAATACAGGAACTTATTCTGCTCAAAATATTGTAGTGAAAGATATGATTGATTTGTCAAAATTTGATATCTCTACATTGATTCCAACAAGTTCCAGTCATTCTTTTGTAACTAAAATTTCAGATGAAAACAAAGTAGAATTCATTTTCGAAAATATTAATCTTCCTTTTGATGACGCGAATAATGACGGCTATATTGCATTTAAAATTAAAACAAAACCAACATTAGTAACAGGAGATACATTTACAAATGATGCTAATATTTATTTTGATTATAATTTCCCAATTTTAACCAATAAAGCAATTTCTACTTTTAAAACATTAGGAACTAAGGATTTTGAATTTTCAAACTATTTCAAATTATATCCCATTCCTGCTAATAATGTTTTGAATATTGCAGCGACTCAAGCTATAGAAATAGATTCATTTGGGATCTATGATATTTTGGGACAATTGGTTATCGCAATTCCAAATGCGAAATCAGTTTCTAATATTGATGTTTCAAAACTTAGAACAGGAAATTATTTTATAAAAGTAAAATCAGATAAAGGAAGTTCAAGTATGAAGTTTATTAAATTATAA
- a CDS encoding biopolymer transporter ExbD: MENLPKKIRSKKLSTRVDLTAMVSVSFLLIIFFMVTIELSKPKGISLGLPDRERGCGEPIAGCYNGNRFYTVLLGENNKLITYAGLLDSPLEKPRETNYSKNGFHSDLKTVNKRILEHSAAIGKPNRGVIVFIKPSSKSNYGNLVDILNEMKLANIEAYAIVNEFTPEETKLLASN, translated from the coding sequence ATGGAAAATCTCCCTAAGAAAATAAGAAGTAAAAAGTTAAGTACAAGAGTCGATTTAACCGCAATGGTTAGTGTTTCTTTCTTGTTGATTATATTTTTCATGGTTACGATTGAGTTGTCAAAACCTAAAGGGATTAGCTTAGGTTTACCTGATAGAGAAAGAGGATGCGGTGAACCAATTGCTGGATGTTATAATGGAAATCGTTTTTACACTGTTTTATTGGGGGAAAATAATAAATTAATAACATATGCTGGTCTACTAGACAGTCCTTTAGAAAAACCAAGAGAAACCAATTATAGTAAAAATGGATTTCATAGTGACCTTAAAACAGTTAACAAAAGAATACTTGAACATTCCGCTGCTATTGGTAAACCAAATCGAGGTGTAATTGTTTTTATAAAACCATCCAGCAAAAGTAATTACGGAAACCTCGTTGATATTCTTAACGAAATGAAACTTGCAAACATTGAGGCTTATGCTATTGTAAATGAATTCACTCCGGAAGAAACAAAACTATTAGCTTCTAATTAA
- a CDS encoding DMT family transporter: protein MKNKDFNIPPVYAVLLAIVSVQCGAAIAKTLFPAIGAAGTASIRIGVSAIILLIAYRPNLKQITADQWKIVVPYGLALGAMNLIFYMAIERIPIGLAVTLEFIGPLVVAIIGSTRLVDYCWVLLAAIGIALIAPWSNNSIDSLGVLFALLAGALWAAYIVLGGKVSKIMHGGQAVATGMLFGAILILPFGFYENGLSNLTPKLLGMGVALALLSSAIPFTLEMKALGQLPPRTFSILMSLEPAAASVCAFIFLQEYLTFYEILAVFCVVIASVGSTLTAKR from the coding sequence ATGAAAAATAAAGATTTTAATATACCGCCTGTTTATGCAGTACTTTTGGCTATTGTAAGTGTACAATGTGGCGCCGCAATTGCAAAAACCTTATTTCCTGCAATTGGAGCTGCGGGAACAGCATCAATACGAATTGGAGTTTCAGCTATAATTTTACTGATTGCATACAGACCAAATTTAAAGCAAATTACAGCTGATCAATGGAAAATTGTTGTTCCATATGGTTTGGCTTTAGGTGCAATGAATTTGATTTTTTATATGGCAATAGAAAGAATCCCAATTGGACTTGCTGTAACCTTAGAATTTATAGGTCCATTAGTGGTAGCTATAATTGGTTCGACCCGTTTAGTTGATTATTGCTGGGTTTTACTTGCAGCAATCGGGATTGCACTTATTGCACCCTGGTCAAATAATAGTATAGATTCTTTAGGAGTTTTATTTGCCTTATTAGCAGGAGCTCTTTGGGCGGCTTATATTGTTTTAGGCGGAAAAGTTTCTAAAATAATGCATGGCGGCCAAGCAGTTGCAACCGGAATGTTGTTTGGTGCAATTTTAATACTTCCGTTTGGTTTTTATGAAAATGGATTGTCCAACCTAACTCCAAAACTTCTTGGAATGGGTGTTGCACTTGCTCTTTTATCAAGCGCTATTCCATTTACTCTTGAAATGAAAGCTTTAGGTCAGCTTCCTCCTCGTACTTTTAGTATATTAATGAGTTTAGAGCCTGCTGCAGCTTCAGTTTGTGCCTTTATATTCTTGCAGGAATATTTGACTTTCTATGAAATATTAGCTGTTTTTTGTGTTGTCATAGCTTCTGTTGGATCGACTTTAACAGCTAAACGATAA
- a CDS encoding fasciclin domain-containing protein: MKTRKFLAVAILALGFGFTSFAQKTKMVGGAAMYPNKNIIENAVNSKDHTTLVAAVKAAGLVETLQGKGPFTVFAPTNEAFAKLPAGTVETLLKPENIKKLQTILTYHVVAGKWNASDIAKAIKAGKGKATIKTVSGGSLTAWMKGKDLYISDESGNKAKVTIADVNQSNGVIHVVDTVLLPKM; encoded by the coding sequence ATGAAAACTAGAAAATTTTTAGCCGTAGCAATCTTAGCATTAGGATTTGGATTTACATCATTTGCACAAAAAACTAAAATGGTTGGTGGAGCTGCAATGTACCCAAACAAAAATATTATTGAAAATGCCGTAAATTCAAAAGATCATACTACATTGGTTGCTGCTGTAAAAGCTGCTGGATTAGTAGAAACATTACAAGGAAAAGGGCCGTTTACCGTTTTTGCTCCAACAAACGAAGCATTTGCTAAATTACCAGCAGGAACTGTTGAAACATTATTGAAACCTGAAAACATCAAAAAATTGCAAACTATTTTGACTTATCACGTTGTTGCAGGAAAATGGAATGCTTCTGATATTGCAAAAGCAATTAAAGCAGGTAAAGGAAAAGCAACTATTAAAACCGTTAGCGGTGGATCTCTAACAGCTTGGATGAAAGGAAAAGACCTTTATATTAGCGACGAAAGCGGAAACAAAGCTAAAGTTACAATCGCTGACGTAAATCAATCTAATGGTGTAATTCACGTAGTTGATACAGTATTGTTGCCAAAAATGTAA
- a CDS encoding biopolymer transporter ExbD: MQNLPKKIRSKKLSTRVDLTAMVSVSFLLIIFFMVTIELAQPKALILDFPDHGCCDCPSSYRHEGENRAITVMLGENNKLIYYMGLSDSPIISPKEIEYGKDGIRRELLQRKNNLLKYAAKGAKLENITVIIKPSKKSNYKNLIDILNEMEIAKISTYAIVPEFTPEESKLLASN, translated from the coding sequence ATGCAAAATCTACCTAAGAAAATCAGAAGTAAAAAGTTAAGTACAAGAGTCGATTTAACCGCTATGGTTAGTGTTTCTTTCTTATTGATTATATTTTTCATGGTTACAATTGAATTAGCTCAGCCTAAAGCTCTAATTTTAGATTTTCCAGATCATGGATGTTGTGATTGTCCATCGTCTTATCGACATGAAGGAGAAAACAGAGCGATAACTGTAATGTTAGGCGAAAATAATAAACTGATATATTATATGGGGCTTTCAGATTCTCCTATAATTTCTCCCAAAGAAATAGAATACGGTAAAGACGGAATCCGAAGAGAATTACTGCAAAGAAAAAATAATCTGCTTAAATATGCCGCTAAAGGTGCAAAACTGGAAAATATAACTGTAATTATAAAACCAAGTAAAAAATCCAATTACAAAAATCTAATTGATATTCTAAACGAAATGGAAATTGCAAAAATCAGTACTTATGCAATCGTACCTGAATTTACTCCCGAAGAATCAAAATTATTAGCTTCAAATTAA